GTGTCAGAACGGTTCAGTTAGAAGGTAGGTTCAGTTAGAGGGTAGATAGTAATATTGGAAGTAATTTATTTACTTTATTCTTCTCTACTATATTTATTAATTCTTCCAGTTCGAAATTGAATATAATTTCAGGAGTTTTCCCCTGTTCAAAACTTCCTGATATCTCCCGAACCCTTGCTGCCAGTAAAAAACTATTCGATTCTCGATTATTAAGCGTTTCGGAAATTTAAACCCTCGTTCAATTGAGAGTGTAAAATAGCTACGAAATATAAATCGAAAATAGCAAGCAGAATATAACTCAAAAATAGTAAACAGTTAATGGCTGAAGAAATGAAAATCAAAAATTGTAAGCAATATTATGAATCAAAAACTGAATATCCGGCAAACGAATAATTCTTACAAAAAAGCAGTGAATTTTACGCCGCTTGCAGGGCTCGAACCTACGACATTCTGGTTAACAGCCAGACACTCTACCAACTGAGTTAAAGCGGCTTTATGATTGGAATGTTATTCCATTTTGATTTTTACCCTTAACCTTCTCATAAAAGAGATTCCTGGGATATAAATTTTATGGGTTTTATGGGCCTGACCGGATTTGAACCGGTGACCGCTCGGTTATGAGCCGAGCGCTCTAACCTGACTGAGCTACAGGCCCTCTTTGTTCTATGATGTTCAATAGTTTTAAGTACGCTTTAATAATAAACTTTTTGTAAGTGTTTTTATTTTCTTAAAAAATCGCTGTAACCTGTGCAAAAGATTTACGCCGCTTGCAGGGCTCGAACCTACGACATTCTGGTTAACAGCCAGACACTCTACCAACTGAGTTAAAGCGGCTTGCAGGATAGGGTTTATCAGTTATTGCTTACCCTGTCGCGAACATTCCTAAAGCGACAATTGTATTTATATATTTCGCTTGAAACTCTTTCCACGGGCAGCTTTGTATCGTTAATACAGGGTTTTATAATATATTTCTTTATTATCCCCTCCAAAGCAACTTTTTAATTCACAATATCCTGCCCTTCCGGATCAACTTCATTAAATCTCATTAATATACAATTCTTAACCCTCAAACCATTACTTTTGTTCTGCTTTCCGGCTTCTTATCAATCCCCTGCGGCTGGTCTCCGGTTAAAAACCGATTTTACCTTATCTCCTCTAACTGATAACTGCCAGCAGATAATCACGCGGTTAGTATTTCCGGTAATGGATTTGATACCATTCAACTATCATTTTTTATTCGATTAAAATTTGGTCTGATACTTATTCAACTAACTCTGTTATTACACTGGCTCTTTTTTTCTATTTGTTTCTGCTCTTTTTATAATGGGGGTTTGATTAATGGAATCCTTTTTCCTTCTAATTGCTTATAAAAATACCTATTTTCTGGCTAAAACTTATATCCTTTCAAGAATAATATATTTGGTATTTGATGTAAAATTCGTACAGCGAGCGGACAGGTCCAATTTTAAGCAATATGCCTATCAGCTTAAAATGCCTTATCTGAGGCTTTGTCCGGGGGAATTCGATTCGTTTAAGCATGAAAGTCCAAAAAGGCTTTTAAATTGTTTATTAAAGGGTTTGATGCCATCGGTGTTCTCTGCACAGCTAGGTATTCTATATTAGGTCTTCAGGGCATGTTACGGGAGAATCCTGCTGTATTCGAGAACTTCTGGCTTACAATCCACAACTCTAAAAATGAAAATTCAAGGGGGTTTATTAACGAAACATCTAAAAATATGTCCAAAATGTCATGCCAAGTTGAAAATAAGCGCTGACGGTAAGACCCAGTATTGCAGTATCTGCAAGTACTGGACAAAAATAGGCACTGCAAGGCTCGATTCAATTATGATTTACGAATGAGGAGTTCCAATGGAAATATCTGTTAGTCATAAATTTTGCAGTGAATGTGAGTCCAGGCTAAAACGCCAGGTAATAGGTTCTAACGTCTTCTACTACTGCCGGAATTGTGGGCGTGTGAGTTCGGAAGCATGTTTTGGGGGAGTTAACATGCTCCAGGTCCAGAAACCACTACCTTCCCACGAGGTATCTTCTACAGCGAGCCTTAAACTTTCTGAAGATGCCTGAAAAGCTATAGTAGAATCCTAACCTGGAAAATAAATTAGTTAAAATTCCATAATCTGAAAAAATTACTTTTTTTAAACTGAGCCTGAAATGGCTTCTGATTTTTCCTTTTTTAACCCTGATTTTTTTTGTTTTTATTCTTTTATCTGTGATTTCCTGTGTAGTGATTTCCTGTGTATTATGTAAGAAAAATTCAGCTGACTTCTATATAAAAAAATATAAATTTTGTAAAATTTATTTTTTAAGCAGTTTTTCTTCAGTGCCCAGCTTTAAGCAGTTTGCAGACATTTTCCACTTCTGTCCTGAACTGGTCCTGAGTAATACCGAAAAGCCCTGCAAGATACATGGCTCCGCCGGCACCAGCACCTTCTTTTATAGTTCCGGTCTCATACCTGTGAAGCCCTTTCATGCTGGACTTGCCAAATCCGGGGTCTGCAACATAAACTACAGGTACGCCAAGAGTTGTGGTCAGCTGAATGAAATTTGCGGATTTGTCTTCCACAACATAGCGGGTAGTTGCAATTGCAATTTTTTCCGTATTTAAGCCCATGTGTTTAATGAGAGCATAAACAGCTGCCATTTGAGTTCCGCCGGCAAGGACAACGCTGGTATCAGTGTCCTGAAAACCCGCAACAAGCCCTGCAACTGCAGGCATCATGGGGTCTCCCATGCAGGCAATAGCTTTCATGGGGTCGTCTTTAAGGCAGCCAAATGTAAGGCCTGAAGCTTTCATCCCCTCTTCGACAACCTGTTTTTTAAGCTCAAGAGGGTTTTCATCTGCGCTACTGCTGACATTCCCATTATACCCGAGCGCCATTAAAACTCCCATTGCCGTTGTTGTGCCTCCGGGAATGCTTTCCCCGATCACCACGTGGTCTGCCTGGTTTCTGAGCCGCTTTGCAAGGAGCTTCGCCCTTTCGTATATACCCTGCACATCCATTACTGCAACAGGCTCTCTTATGTCTTCTCCGGGATTTGCTTTCAGGTCGATGCACGGGACATCCGGAGTCACTATTAAGCCCGAATTTATAAAATGGTAGGGAGCGTCCGTAAGCTTCAGCGCCGAACGGGTCATAATTGCAGGGGTAGGCGTGTCATAAGGAGGAGTCATGGGAAGCACCGGTACACTGATAATGTTTCCTGTTTCCATAAGTTCCGCATCCCCCGCAGGCGTGTAGTCTGTAAGTTCAGCTGTTTTTCCTGCTGCCGAGAGTTTTGGAATATGTGCTGTCTTCGTGCTGGAAAGTACGCACAAAAACATCGGTTTTTTAGGTTTTTCTGTTACTTCCGGTTCTATCCAGGCCATTCATATCTCCTCTATGAAATTTTGAAGATAAGTTTTTAGAAAATTTCAATATATTTTTTCCGGGATTCTGTACAGACCTTCAGATTCAATACTAAACATCGAGGTTAATACGAAACATCGAGGTAAATTGGTGTATATTTTCCCGGAGTCTAGTGAAGAATTCTTCTACTTAGTATTTAATATTTATCTGCGATCAATTATAATTTAATTATATTCAACTTAATTTTACTTTATTTTGCCTCATTTCCGTGCTCAGAAGATTTGCATTCATGCAGCCTGTACTAAAGATCAATTGACTAAACGTGTAAAACCGTTCCTAATGAATATATACGACATTGAAAATAGTCATAAGAACACAAAAAATTCCTGCTTTTATTCTCTAATCTGCTCCAATCCGCAGGTTCAGGTAGATCCTGACAGAATGAAAGCGGAAATAAAAAAAGCAGAAAACACCCGGAGGATGTTTTCTGGATACAGATCTTGGACTTTCCAGATTTTGCCCAGTGTCTTAGAAGAGCTTTTACAGGTCTTAATAGGTCCTTGCAACGTAAACGCGAGTTTCGGTTTCCTCTCCGCAGGCAGGGCATTTTTCTTTTCCTTTACTTCTCGGGGTCAGGGGAATTCCCAGGATTCCTGCTCCTATATGGTCTTCCATTGCAAGCCCGCATTCCCTCTTGCCGCACCAGGGGATTGTTGCAACTCCTTCCTGGATCTTTTCTTTTACCTCGTCAAGATCGACACAGTCAAATATGCGGCTTTCAAGTTCAGACCCGGCTTTCTCGTAAAGGCTTTTCTGGATTGCTTCAAACTTCAGGCGAACCCCGGCTTCTATCTCGAGCAGAGTTATCTGGTCCTTTTCTCCCGTGTCTCTCCTGACTGCAACCGCAACATTATTTTGCAGGTCACGAGGTCCAATTTCAAGCCTGAGAGGGACTCCTTTCATTTCCCATTTGTAATATTTCGCTCCCGGGCGCAGGTCACTTGCATCGACCTCTACTCTGATCCCTGCTTTCTTCAGGCGTTCCTGAACATCTTTGCAGGCTGCGAAAACCTCTTCTGCTCCTTTCTTGAAGATGATGGGGATAATGACTACCTGGACAGGTGCTATTTCCGGGGGAAGGACGAGCCCCTTGTCGTCTCCATGAATGGAGATTGTGGCTGCAATAGACCTCTCTGAAATCCCGTAACAGGTCTGGTGGGCATAGCGCTGTTCGCCGTCAGGAGCCTCGTATTTTATATCAAAGGTCTTTGCAAAGTTGTCGCCCAGGTGGTGGACAGTCCCTATCTGAAGGGTCTTCCCGTCAGGCATAACAGCATCAAGAGCATCGGTATAGTCCGCTCCAGGGAACTTGTCCCAGTCAGGTCTCCTTGAACGAAGCACAGGGACTGCCAGCCTGCGGTATATCTCAGTGTAAAGCCCGATAGCTTCCTTTACCTGGGCTTCTGCATCTTCCCAGGTGGCATGTACGGTGTGGGCTTCTTTGAAGGAAGTGATCTCCCTGAGCCTGATAAGAGGCCGGGTATGCTTTGTCTCATAGCGGAAGGTGTTAACTATCTGATATAGCTTCAGCGGGAAGTCAGCGTGCGATCTGACCCATTTTTTATACATCGGATATATGGCAGTCTCACTTGTTGGGCGGAGAGCCAGTGGTATGTCAAGAGGGTCTTTTCCTCCGTGTGTGACCCAGTAAACTTCGTTCTCAAAGCCTTTGATGTGCTCGGCTTCCTTCATGAACTCGTTTTCGGGGATAAGTAGAGGAAAAAGTGTTTCCTGATGTCCACTGTTGTCAAGGATTTCCCTTATGATACTGTAGGTATTCCTCCTGATGGCAAAGCCGAACGGGTACCATACGTAAAGCCCTTTTACAGGATAGCGGACGTCCATTATTTCTGCCATCCACAGGAGTTCATTGTACCAGTCGCTGAATGCCTCTTTTGGAGGAAGTGCTGCTTCTTTTTCGCTTTCTGCCATACCTTCACCATATTATTGTGATTTCAGTTAGTTCTTATGATAAACCGAATTATGAAGTGTTTTAATCAAGTATGCTACTATGAAGTGCTTCAATCAAGTATTCTACTATGAAGTTTTTTATCAAGTATGCTGCTGTCTATTATCTTATAATGAGACGTCTTATAATGAGGCGCTGGTGAATATAATCGCATTTTATTATTTAATATATCTGGGTTGGAGGCTGCAGGTTTTGCAGGAGGTGGTACTATTAATTCCCAGAAATCCGGCACTTCCCTTTCAATCAGTTGCCTG
This window of the Methanosarcina mazei S-6 genome carries:
- the proS gene encoding proline--tRNA ligase; the encoded protein is MAESEKEAALPPKEAFSDWYNELLWMAEIMDVRYPVKGLYVWYPFGFAIRRNTYSIIREILDNSGHQETLFPLLIPENEFMKEAEHIKGFENEVYWVTHGGKDPLDIPLALRPTSETAIYPMYKKWVRSHADFPLKLYQIVNTFRYETKHTRPLIRLREITSFKEAHTVHATWEDAEAQVKEAIGLYTEIYRRLAVPVLRSRRPDWDKFPGADYTDALDAVMPDGKTLQIGTVHHLGDNFAKTFDIKYEAPDGEQRYAHQTCYGISERSIAATISIHGDDKGLVLPPEIAPVQVVIIPIIFKKGAEEVFAACKDVQERLKKAGIRVEVDASDLRPGAKYYKWEMKGVPLRLEIGPRDLQNNVAVAVRRDTGEKDQITLLEIEAGVRLKFEAIQKSLYEKAGSELESRIFDCVDLDEVKEKIQEGVATIPWCGKRECGLAMEDHIGAGILGIPLTPRSKGKEKCPACGEETETRVYVARTY
- the cobT gene encoding nicotinate mononucleotide-dependent phosphoribosyltransferase CobT — translated: MAWIEPEVTEKPKKPMFLCVLSSTKTAHIPKLSAAGKTAELTDYTPAGDAELMETGNIISVPVLPMTPPYDTPTPAIMTRSALKLTDAPYHFINSGLIVTPDVPCIDLKANPGEDIREPVAVMDVQGIYERAKLLAKRLRNQADHVVIGESIPGGTTTAMGVLMALGYNGNVSSSADENPLELKKQVVEEGMKASGLTFGCLKDDPMKAIACMGDPMMPAVAGLVAGFQDTDTSVVLAGGTQMAAVYALIKHMGLNTEKIAIATTRYVVEDKSANFIQLTTTLGVPVVYVADPGFGKSSMKGLHRYETGTIKEGAGAGGAMYLAGLFGITQDQFRTEVENVCKLLKAGH